Part of the Rhodohalobacter sp. 614A genome is shown below.
TTGAACTTTTGCAATTGGCCCCCGATGAGGTCGTAACTGTCTCTGAAAGTGGAATACATAATCCGGATGATTTACTGAAGTTGTATAAAAACGGAATTCAATCTGCTTTGATCGGCGAGCATTTTATGAAACAACCGGATATTGGAGCGGGGTTAAGAAGCTTTTTAGAGGAGTTTGAAGAATTGAAATCCAGAGATATTTCCACAGAGGAAGTTTGATTTATGAGTGATTCATCAAACAAAAGAACAAAAGTTAAAATTTGCGGCATAACAACTCTGGAGGATGCACGGTTTGCATCGGGTGCTCTTGCTGATTATCTCGGATTCATTTTTTACGATAAAAGTCCCAGGTATATTGAACCGGCAAAGGCCGGCGCTATTATCAATTGGATTGAAGGTCCGCAAAAAGTTGGCGTTTTTGTGAATCAGCCGTTGGATGATGTGAATGAAATTGCAATGCGAACAGGAATCGATTTGGTTCAGCTCCACGGCGATGAATCACCGGGATATTGCGATATGATCAATTTTCCTGTGATTAAAGTTTTTCATATCACCAAACAAACAAACTCCGGGGATTTGGTGTCTGAAATTGAAGCCTATAAAAATTCAGCCGATTACTTTTTGTTTGATACGAAAATTGATGATCTCTACGGTGGAACCGGTCAGACTTTTGATTGGTCGTTAATACAGGATTTATCTTTGGGGAAACCATTTTTTCTTTCTGGAGGATTGAATCCCGGAAATGTTGCAGAGGCTATTAAAAAAGTATCTCCGGATGTGGTAGATCTCTCCAGCGGATTGGAGGAAGCACCCGGTCTCAAAGATTTTGATAAAATTGAAACGTTCTTTGATGTGATGCGAGACATCTGGGAAGAACAAGAATCGTAGGATAATTTTATAGTGATAAATAGACTGGAGATTGCTTCGCTCTGCTCGCAATGACTTAATTTATTTGGTCATTGCGAAGGAGCACTGCGACTGTGGCAATCTCCTCATGACTTAATAAAACCTAAATGAAATACACAGCACCCACAAAAACAGGTTACTTTGGCGATTATGGCGGAAAGTTTGTCCCCGAAATTTTGATTCCGGCTCTGGATGAATTGGAAGCTGCTTATGAAGAGACTCAAAATGATCCTCTTTTTCAGAAGGAGTATCATGATCTGCTTCGGGAATATGTTGGCCGGCCGACAAAGCTGACTTTCGCAAACCGTCTCACTGACTATTACGGCAAGGCCAAAATCTATCTCAAAAGAGAAGATTTATGCCATACGGGAGCCCATAAAATTAATAATGCGATTGGCCAACTTTTGCTTGCCAGGAAAATGGGTAAACGCCGGATCATTGCCGAAACCGGGGCAGGTCAGCACGGTGTAGCCACGGCAACTGCTTGCGCAAAATTCGGTTTCGATTGTGTGATTTACATGGGGGCTGAAGATATGGAGCGGCAAAAGCTAAATGTTGATCGCATGCAATTGCTCGGTGCCGAGGTTCGATCGGTAGAAAGTGGCTCAAAGACTTTGAAAGATGCCACAAACGAAGCAATTCGCGATTGGGTGACGAATGTGGACGATACGTTTTATATCATTGGGTCGGTGGTCGGGCCGCACCCATATCCTATGATGACCCGAAATTTTCAAAAGGTAATTGGCGAGGAAACCAAAGATCAGATCCGAAAAGCTGAAGGGAAATTGCCGGATTATCTTGTTGCGTGTGTGGGCGGCGGAAGTAATGCCATCGGTTTTTTCTATCCTTTTATTGAAGATGAAGACGTAAAAATGATCGGGCTTGAAGCCGCAGGTTTGGGAGCGGATACGAACCAGACGGCAGCAACACTTACCAAAGGGACTCCGGGTGTACTACACGGTTCTCTAAGCTATCTTCTGCAAAGTGATGAGGGCCAAATTCAACTGGCCCATTCCATCAGTGCCGGATTGGATTATCCCGGCATAGGCCCCGAACATTCCTATCTACATGATTCGAAACGAGTTCATTATCACGCTGTGACTGATAGCGAAGCAATGGAAGCGGTCGAATTGATCTCAAGAAAAGAAGGAATTATTCCTGCCATTGAGAGTGCACATGCATTTGCATATCTCGAGAAGTTGATGCCGATGACTCAGAAAGACGAGATTATTATAGTAAACTGTTCGGGTCGTGGAGATAAAGACATGAAAACAATATCCGAGTGGTTTTCTCAGTAAGATTTCAGAATGTTGTTATATAATCAGTTTAGCTGAGGTTAGCTCTTTATCAGCTTTCTCACCACTTTTGAGGTCAGGTCTTTAGGCTCTTTTTCATACATAACGGTATTTCAGAAGGACCAGAATGAAAGATGTAATCCTGTTCCGCCTGATCTATTCTGATTTTTGCGGCTATGAAATCTAGCTGATTTTAAAACATATTGTTTATTTGCAGCTACAGTTTTATTTGAGTTAAATACTCCTTCACTTGTACAACTTTTTCATGACTCTCATCATAATTTTCTTGAAATATTGAAAGACTTTTCTCAAATAGATCTATAGCACCTTCAGTTTCCATATTCATCATTTTTAGCCTTCCATATTCCATATAAAACTCTCCGGTTCTATAGTGATCGGGTGTAAATTTGTCCGTAATAATAGATTCTGCTTCAGAAAACAGTTGTTCAGCTTGTACAAAATTATTCTGGTCTCTGGTTACGGCAGCTAATTTTACAAGATCAATTGCAATTTCTGAGTGATCGTCTCCTAACACTTTCTTATCCCGCTCAACAACTTCTTCAAAGAGTGTATGGGCTTGTTCAAGTTCATTCATTCTATAGTACAGATCAGCCAGATTATAGAGAACGACCGTTATTTCAGAGTGGTCGGATTCCAGGTAATTATCCATGATAGAAAGTGCATCATTGTAAAGATCCACGGCTTGGGTTAACTGACTGGTTGCGGCTTTTACAAGTGCTAGTCTGTTGATAATGGCAACGTAATCAAGGCTGTCTGTTAAAGCATTTCTTTCAAACAGCTGAAGGGCATCAGTCTGCATTTTTCCCGATTCCTCGTATTTTCCCATCCGGTAGAGAAGCAGACCGTATGAACTAAATGTTCGAATATGTTGTGGGTGATTTTCTCCCAACAATCGTTGTTTTAAACTTATCCCTTTTTGATAGTACTCCTCAGATTTTGCAAGATTTGAACGGTCTGAATAGTACAAAGCAAGCGAATTATAAACATTTGCCAATTGTAGATGGTTATCCCCATACTTTTCTCGAAGCCTTTCTTCAGCCGACAACAAATTGATTTCTGCCTCATCAAAAAGTTCTTGTCTATTCTGCATACCGGCCAGGCTTATGAGTGTATTGATGGCCGATAAATCATTTTTTGCATCAAGTTTTTCATACAATTGCAAAGCCTGAATCAAATATTTAGCCGCATGTTCATAATTCATGCTATTGCTGTAAATCAATCCTATTTCGTAGTATCCATTCGCTACTTCAAGAGATTCTTTTCCATGTACGGTTTCATTGATCAACAGGGCATTATTCATCCAAACAAGAGCAGATTCATATTCTCCCTGTATCCGGTCCAGACGGGCTATCAGAGTCATGTTTTCAGCTACTGCCGGATGATCTTCTCCATACAACGCAATGGTTTTTTCCAGTGATTTATTAATCAACTCTTTCGCTTGTTCGTATTCACCTAACCCGATAAGGGCTTTGCCTATTACAGTTTGCATTTCTGTATAAATTTCGGGTTCATCAACAAGCTCGGTTTCAATATTTAAAATACCGGCCTCAAGAAGCTGATTTACCGTAACAGTTCTCCCAATGTTTTCTTCATAGTAGGGATTACTGGCATTAAAAAGTGTGGTTGTAAACTCTTTGATCCGTGTTGCTTTTT
Proteins encoded:
- a CDS encoding serine/threonine-protein kinase — translated: MHFLLDGDQMEAERWQRIKTIAHKALTLTDTERQNYITNICGNDHELRNEILQLLKSIRESEEENFLAELEISEDTISELYNQFQKISSRNKMIGKKIGHYQITDLVGTGGMGSVFKAERSDSQFHQEVAVKMIRKEVESEDNIKRFRIEQEILARLHHPNICRLYDGGITQEGTPYLVMEFIDGIPVDEYCNKYRLTTDERIELFRTICSAVQYAHGNLIVHRDLKAQNIYVNQDGIVKILDFGVAKLLDPAFTDIDLLETRTGQKFWTPQYAAPEQIKNETITVTTDVYALGVLLHKLLTDTYPLDVSGMEISAIERTILEGVPILPSQSLKNGPPQKIAKRRKTSPAGLRKKLYGDLDAVVLKAIRKEPNYRYNSVEQLLEDIDRYQKRLPLFARKGTIRYRVTKFTKRHKTVLTTIMIILAAVGSFGIYHIYQIEKQRDIAQQEAKKATRIKEFTTTLFNASNPYYEENIGRTVTVNQLLEAGILNIETELVDEPEIYTEMQTVIGKALIGLGEYEQAKELINKSLEKTIALYGEDHPAVAENMTLIARLDRIQGEYESALVWMNNALLINETVHGKESLEVANGYYEIGLIYSNSMNYEHAAKYLIQALQLYEKLDAKNDLSAINTLISLAGMQNRQELFDEAEINLLSAEERLREKYGDNHLQLANVYNSLALYYSDRSNLAKSEEYYQKGISLKQRLLGENHPQHIRTFSSYGLLLYRMGKYEESGKMQTDALQLFERNALTDSLDYVAIINRLALVKAATSQLTQAVDLYNDALSIMDNYLESDHSEITVVLYNLADLYYRMNELEQAHTLFEEVVERDKKVLGDDHSEIAIDLVKLAAVTRDQNNFVQAEQLFSEAESIITDKFTPDHYRTGEFYMEYGRLKMMNMETEGAIDLFEKSLSIFQENYDESHEKVVQVKEYLTQIKL
- a CDS encoding phosphoribosylanthranilate isomerase, which gives rise to MSDSSNKRTKVKICGITTLEDARFASGALADYLGFIFYDKSPRYIEPAKAGAIINWIEGPQKVGVFVNQPLDDVNEIAMRTGIDLVQLHGDESPGYCDMINFPVIKVFHITKQTNSGDLVSEIEAYKNSADYFLFDTKIDDLYGGTGQTFDWSLIQDLSLGKPFFLSGGLNPGNVAEAIKKVSPDVVDLSSGLEEAPGLKDFDKIETFFDVMRDIWEEQES
- the trpB gene encoding tryptophan synthase subunit beta; translated protein: MKYTAPTKTGYFGDYGGKFVPEILIPALDELEAAYEETQNDPLFQKEYHDLLREYVGRPTKLTFANRLTDYYGKAKIYLKREDLCHTGAHKINNAIGQLLLARKMGKRRIIAETGAGQHGVATATACAKFGFDCVIYMGAEDMERQKLNVDRMQLLGAEVRSVESGSKTLKDATNEAIRDWVTNVDDTFYIIGSVVGPHPYPMMTRNFQKVIGEETKDQIRKAEGKLPDYLVACVGGGSNAIGFFYPFIEDEDVKMIGLEAAGLGADTNQTAATLTKGTPGVLHGSLSYLLQSDEGQIQLAHSISAGLDYPGIGPEHSYLHDSKRVHYHAVTDSEAMEAVELISRKEGIIPAIESAHAFAYLEKLMPMTQKDEIIIVNCSGRGDKDMKTISEWFSQ